One part of the Streptococcus sp. oral taxon 431 genome encodes these proteins:
- a CDS encoding ABC transporter permease produces MIHTIQADFYRLFRSKGFWITEIVLFALMLMGATIGATGHLMSVETTPPETELPSKGWDGIQALINASSQGSNLVFLCIILACLVLGVDLIGKLYKNSLTVGVSRTEFFFAKSVVLASIALMQIFVSLVIAFVPATILNGVGTMPEGFIGNLLLTISLQFLCLLAWLSIVSFILYVTHSYLAVFIGYLISSILLSTPMLIFPDIEILRYLSLNFAYAMTAYSQAVLYTIIVTVTVILFFTISGLAVFKKKSL; encoded by the coding sequence ATGATACACACAATTCAAGCAGACTTTTACCGTCTTTTCCGTTCCAAAGGCTTTTGGATTACAGAGATTGTTCTCTTTGCACTCATGTTGATGGGAGCCACTATTGGGGCGACAGGACATCTAATGTCAGTTGAAACAACACCTCCAGAAACTGAACTTCCAAGTAAGGGCTGGGATGGTATTCAAGCCCTGATTAACGCATCGAGTCAAGGTTCAAACCTCGTTTTTCTCTGCATTATCCTTGCTTGCTTAGTTCTAGGAGTTGATCTTATCGGAAAACTCTATAAAAATAGTTTGACAGTGGGTGTTTCTCGTACAGAATTCTTCTTTGCCAAATCTGTTGTATTAGCCAGTATCGCTCTAATGCAAATTTTTGTTAGCCTAGTTATTGCTTTTGTACCAGCAACTATCCTAAACGGGGTTGGTACGATGCCAGAAGGATTTATTGGCAATCTACTTCTAACAATTTCTCTGCAATTTCTCTGCCTTCTAGCTTGGCTATCTATTGTTTCCTTCATTCTATATGTGACTCATTCTTATTTGGCTGTTTTCATAGGCTATTTAATCAGTTCTATCTTGCTTTCAACACCAATGCTTATCTTTCCAGATATCGAGATTTTACGCTATTTGTCCTTGAATTTTGCCTATGCCATGACTGCCTATAGTCAAGCTGTTCTATACACCATTATCGTTACAGTGACTGTTATTCTATTCTTTACCATAAGTGGACTTGCTGTTTTCAAAAAGAAAAGCTTATAA
- a CDS encoding ATP-binding cassette domain-containing protein, whose product MKTVLEIHGLSKQFGKQPILQDLNLSVKEGDIYGLIGKNGAGKTTLIKIITQLLSADHGTISLFSSQSYKECTKALSRVGSVIESPVAHNHLTAYQNLKYYCTIRHIPNADQVIQETLKYVGLTDTGRKVFRDFSLGMKQRLGIAIALLSKPDFLILDEPINGLDPIGIKEFRQMIQRLHQEKGMTILISSHILSELYLVANRFGILDQGKIIREISKAEFETLNEDYIVLKTSDKEKASQILKDKVHLEFKVVNSDNEIHIFSHEQDIKRILKELTLADVAVDEIYYARQNLEEYFTQLVK is encoded by the coding sequence ATGAAAACAGTCCTCGAAATCCATGGCTTGTCCAAACAATTTGGTAAACAACCCATTCTACAAGATCTTAATCTCTCAGTGAAAGAAGGAGATATCTATGGGCTTATCGGAAAGAATGGTGCTGGTAAAACTACTCTGATTAAAATCATTACCCAATTATTATCTGCTGACCATGGAACTATTTCCCTCTTTTCCAGTCAAAGTTATAAGGAATGCACAAAAGCCCTATCCCGAGTAGGTTCAGTCATTGAGTCCCCAGTAGCTCACAATCATTTAACGGCCTATCAAAATCTTAAATACTATTGTACTATTCGACATATCCCAAATGCTGATCAAGTCATTCAGGAAACATTAAAGTATGTAGGGTTAACAGATACAGGTAGAAAAGTTTTTCGAGATTTCTCTCTTGGGATGAAACAACGTCTAGGCATTGCTATCGCTCTCCTATCAAAACCAGACTTTCTCATCCTTGATGAACCCATCAATGGTCTTGACCCAATCGGTATCAAAGAGTTTCGTCAAATGATTCAACGTCTGCATCAAGAGAAAGGAATGACCATTCTCATCTCTAGTCATATCTTGTCAGAACTTTATCTTGTTGCCAATCGCTTTGGAATTCTGGACCAAGGGAAAATCATTCGAGAAATCAGTAAGGCCGAATTTGAGACACTTAATGAAGACTATATTGTTCTAAAAACAAGTGACAAAGAAAAAGCTAGTCAAATCTTAAAAGACAAAGTGCATCTTGAATTTAAAGTTGTTAATTCAGACAATGAGATTCATATTTTTAGTCATGAACAAGATATCAAACGCATTCTCAAAGAACTTACTCTAGCAGATGTTGCCGTGGATGAGATTTACTATGCTCGTCAAAATCTTGAAGAATACTTCACACAATTAGTAAAATAG